From Stigmatopora nigra isolate UIUO_SnigA chromosome 5, RoL_Snig_1.1, whole genome shotgun sequence, a single genomic window includes:
- the rpl36 gene encoding large ribosomal subunit protein eL36 isoform X1, with translation MERVNIDANVYSPAFTAHMAIRYPMAVGLNKGHPVTKNVCAPRHSRRRGRLTKHSKFVRDLIREVCGFAPYERRAMELLKVSKDKRALKFIKKRIGTHIRAKRKREELSNVLTAMRKAANKKD, from the exons ATGGAGCGTGTGAACATCGATGCTAATGTGTATAGCCCAGCTTTTACAGCAC ACATGGCAATCCGCTACCCGATGGCCGTGGGCCTCAACAAAGGCCACCCCGTCACCAAAAACGTCTGCGCCCCCAGACACAGTCGCCGACGTGGG CGCCTGACCAAGCACAGCAAGTTTGTGCGCGACTTGATCCGCGAGGTGTGCGGCTTCGCTCCCTACGAGAGGCGAGCCATGGAGTTGCTTAAGGTGTCCAAGGACAAGAGGGCACTCAAGTTCATCAAGAAAAGG ATTGGCACCCACATCCGCGCCAAGAGAAAGCGCGAGGAGCTGAGCAACGTGCTGACCGCCATGAGGAAAGCCGCCAACAAGAAGGATTAA
- the pde6d gene encoding retinal rod rhodopsin-sensitive cGMP 3',5'-cyclic phosphodiesterase subunit delta produces the protein MSSDEDRAKEILRGFKLNWMNLRDAETGKVLWQGTEDLSVPGVEHEARVPKKILKCKAVSRELNFSSSEKLEKFRLEQKVFFKGQCLEEWFFEFGFVIPNSTNTWQSLIEAAPESQMMPANVLTGNVIIETKFYDDELHVSTSRVRLFYV, from the exons ATGTCTTCAGACGAAGACAGGGCCAAGGAGATTTTGAGGGGCTTCAAACT AAACTGGATGAACCTCCGGGACGCCGAGACAGGCAAAGTTCTGTGGCAGGGGACCGAGGACCTGTCTGTGCCCGGCGTGGAGCACGAAG CTCGCGTTCCCAAGAAGATCCTCAAGTGCAAGGCCGTCTCCAGGGAGCTGAACTTTTCCTCCTCGGAGAAGCTGGAGAAATTCCGACTGGAGCAGAAGGTTTTCTTCAAGGGACAATGTCTAGAAG AATGGTTCTTCGAGTTCGGCTTTGTCATCCCCAACTCCACCAACACGTGGCAGTCCCTCATCGAAGCGGCGCCCGAATCCCAGATGATGCCCGCCAACGTTTTGAC CGGCAACGTGATCATCGAGACCAAGTTCTACGACGACGAGTTGCACGTGAGCACGTCACGGGTCCGCCTCTTCTACGTGTGA
- the rpl36 gene encoding large ribosomal subunit protein eL36 isoform X2: MAIRYPMAVGLNKGHPVTKNVCAPRHSRRRGRLTKHSKFVRDLIREVCGFAPYERRAMELLKVSKDKRALKFIKKRIGTHIRAKRKREELSNVLTAMRKAANKKD; this comes from the exons ATGGCAATCCGCTACCCGATGGCCGTGGGCCTCAACAAAGGCCACCCCGTCACCAAAAACGTCTGCGCCCCCAGACACAGTCGCCGACGTGGG CGCCTGACCAAGCACAGCAAGTTTGTGCGCGACTTGATCCGCGAGGTGTGCGGCTTCGCTCCCTACGAGAGGCGAGCCATGGAGTTGCTTAAGGTGTCCAAGGACAAGAGGGCACTCAAGTTCATCAAGAAAAGG ATTGGCACCCACATCCGCGCCAAGAGAAAGCGCGAGGAGCTGAGCAACGTGCTGACCGCCATGAGGAAAGCCGCCAACAAGAAGGATTAA